A single genomic interval of Physeter macrocephalus isolate SW-GA chromosome 5, ASM283717v5, whole genome shotgun sequence harbors:
- the LOC102981711 gene encoding actin-related protein 2/3 complex subunit 1A-like, translating into MSLHQFLLEPITCHAWNRDRTQIALSPNNHEVHIYKKNGSQWVKAHELKEHNGHITGIDWAPKSDRIVTCGADRNAYVWSQKDGVWKPTLVILRINRAATFVKWSPLENKFAVGSGARLISVCYFESENDCRLPWWHSG; encoded by the coding sequence ATGTCCCTGCATCAGTTCTTACTAGAGCCAATCACCTGTCATGCCTGGAACAGGGATCGTACCCAGATTGCCCTTAGCCCCAATAACCACGAAGTCCACATCTACAAGAAGAACGGGAGCCAGTGGGTGAAAGCTCATGAACTCAAGGAGCACAACGGACACATCACAGGTATCGACTGGGCTCCCAAGAGTGACCGCATCGTCACTTGTGGGGCTGACCGCAATGCCTACGTGTGGAGTCAGAAAGATGGTGTCTGGAAGCCGACCCTGGTGATCCTGAGAATTAACCGTGCGGCCACTTTTGTCAAGTGGTCCCCGCTAGAGAACAAATTTGCTGTGGGCAGCGGAGCACGACTCATTTCTGTTTGTTACTTCGAGTCCGAAAATGactgcagacttccctggtggcacagtggttaa